The Cryptomeria japonica chromosome 9, Sugi_1.0, whole genome shotgun sequence DNA segment CACCTCAATGATGCTCTCTCTTTCCATCCTCCAACATGACTAGATACTTTGTGATGGGTCGGGCTTCTCCAATGGAGAATTATTAGGGAAGCCTAATGCTTCGTGACAAGGTGGATATCACCTCAATTATGCTCTCTCTTTCCATTCTCCAACATGGCTAGATAATTTGTGATGGGTCGTGCTTCTCCAATGGAGAAGCAACGGGGAAGCTTAATGCTTTGTGGCAAGGTGGATATCACCTCAATGATGCTCTCTCTTTCCATTCTACTTTGGGTTGCAAAGAAGAGAAATGAACTAtattccatcaaacatgttggccACATATGGCTAGATACTTTATGTTGGGTTGGGCTTCCCTAATGGAAAAACATCAGGGAAGCTTAATGCTTCATGGAAGGGTCTGGATATCACCTCAACTCTCTCTTTTCATTCTCCAACATGGCTAGATACTTTGTGATGGGTTGGGCTTCTCCAATGGAGAAGCATCAAGGAAGCTTAATGCTTCATGGCAGGGTGGATATCACCTTGATGATGCTCTCTCTTTCTATTCTCCATCATGGCTAGATACTTTGTGATGGGTCGAGCTTCTCCAATGGAGAAGAAATAGGGAAGCTTAATGCTTCATGGCGGGGTGGATATCACCTCAATGATGCTCTCTCTTTCCATTTTGCTTTATGTTGTAGAGAAGAGAAACAAAAGAGGGCTAGTAATGTGAGTGTTAATATATTTACCTATCATATATATTGATTGAAAGAGTACATAAATTTTATATATTGTTTACTCTTCTCATGCAGATTTTGAGTGTGGTTTCTTGTACGTGTAAGCATGAATTTTTAACGTAAATTGTTGCATTTAATAGATATGCCAATATAGTATGGACTTAAACAATGTATATGATTGTGGAAGAAATTTAAATTtatgtttcaaaaaaaattcatgtcCTACTCCTAGATTAGCTCTACATTATCAGTGTGTTACTTGTTGATGTCCATAATTTATTAGTGCTTATACATATATGGGTATTACATATACCATTAGTCATTGTCAATGAGATATTTGAATACACGTAACTATATTTCTACAAATGATGATAATataaaaattatttcatttaaatattAAACTAATCCATTAAATCAATGAGGATAACATCACATGGATGCCCATGTATAATAGATCATAAATATATAATGGTCCATAGTATTTGTTTTGAGGAATACCCTCATCATGTAGTTAATGAGATAATAATAGGTGGAGGAGAAAAAATTCTAGATCACGAGCCATTCATGCACAGGTATTCATAGGAGCACAAGAATATGAGCTAACATGTTATGTTACTAgaagatatatatgcatatatgcacgTGCCATATGATTAGCAAGATACTAGTGACTTATTTAAAATCTACAATGTTAGATTGAGAGTGTGGAAGAAAAAGGACTTTTATAATAAATGTATAATTTTTGATTTGGTAGGGAAACCAAATGATTCCCCTTGCATCATTAACACCATCAATATGTGTAACATTAGTGTCTATCAAATCATGCACCTTATTCTTGAGAGCCACACAAATTAGTGTGATGACCATTAACCTTATAAtatttgtaaaaaatattattatttatccttTAGGGAGCTTTTTAGATGGATCTAATCTACAaacaagaggaagagtgatcagaTTAACAATGAATAAGATTTGAAGAAAATTACAGAGGTTCACTTAATCTTGTGAAATTTATATAGTGCTTTTAACTATTCAAGTATACACTATCTTAGATTAGGCCCTTCACAAAATACTTTACAATTCATCATAAGAGAGATGATGTTTCATTTTAGCGCACAAAGATTAAAATTAAATGATGTAGTTATTGATAGTTTGATGTAGTTCTTGTATAACACATATTGGCAAtggatatgaatatatatatattttaatattaaatcaaatatattaattatgATTGATGATATAGATTATATTTATAAGTTATTTTATATATCATAAATATAATATATAGAATATTTTTTAATAAGGTAAAGACATAATAGATTCAAAACAATCTACATCAATTTTAGTGTAATAAGTTTCTTCatctaattaaaaaataataattatagacTGAAAAACTCATACTTGCAATGGATATATGTTATGCATCGTCTTTTTAAGTGATTATATATGTCATTGATATAATATATAGAATATTTTTCAATAAGATAAATACATAATTGAATAAAAACAATCAACATTAATTTTAGTGTAATAATTTTCTTCAtatcattaaaaaattattattatagacTAGAAATTCATACTTGCAATGAATATGAATTGTGTTTTtaatataaaatcaaatacattGATGATATACAcagtaattatataaataaataattgaataaaaaattaaaaacaatctaCGTCAAATTTATTGTAATAATCTTCATCTAGTAATTATAAATTCATACTTGCAATGGATatgaatatatttatttaatattatattaaataaaaaagaaagcaGTCAAAATCTAGTTAAAAAAGGAGAGAGAAAATAGTTAAAGAAAAGTACATTACAACAGTCTAACGAAAACACAGCAAAGAAACTGAACCATTTTTTGGAACATAAAATACCTATATCCGCTTTACAGTTTGATTCAACAAAATCTTATGTTGCCGTATCAAAGATAAATGATGCGCCTGGAACATCTTCCCACTAAAATTAAAAGCAAATTGATTGTACAATGTACAACACAGATCTCCATGATTATTGCTTACTTGACTTGATGATGGAAGAGATGGTATAATTGTCCTGAGATCTGGAGAAGATATCCCAGAGGCTGCGTCCTTTGGGACCAAGTTCATAATCTGCAATTAAAAATCCCCAACTCAAAACGTCTAATCATCTCGTTGCAAGTACAGATTGCCCGGGACAAGTGACGAATTAATTTGGAATGACAGTACTCTCTGCATTCAATTTGACACAGAGATCAAATATTTCCTTAACGATTTGATCTGCACCTGTTCAATTTGTGTGGAAATGTGAACAGGGTGATTCTTATCCTGAATGTCCATTTTTTCCTTATATCTGATTTGCTTTGCTCATAGCCAGGGATTTGACAGCGGATGTGACCTGGTACTGCCAGAGTAATGATAAATTTGACCTTTTAGGCTGTTAAATTTGTTGTCATTTACATCGTAGATGCCATTGTATACAAATTGTGGAGATTCTCTGGAAAAAAATAGGTAGAGGATGGCTAAGCTGAGTGCATTGGAGAGGGAGAGGACTAAATTGAGAGAGCGGAGGAGGAGGGCTATAACGACGAAAATATTTCAGGGCTTGCGGAGATACGGAAATTATAGTCTTGCTCCCAGAGCAGATATTAATGAAGTTCTCCGCGCCTTGGCAGAGGAGGCCGGCTGGATTGTTGAAGCTGACGGTACTACTTACAGAAATGCGGTATGTATTCTTTGCCTAAATTTTTCTTTTTCGTCTTTTCTTTTAGGTTTTTAGTGGCGGCCGGCTAAATCTTTGTATTAAATATCAGGCTCGAATGCATGAAATTAATATGAATCTGAGCACGAGCATGAACGGCTACAGGGGCATGATAGTGCCTTTTACAGGTGCCGTAAACCCTAGCCACGCAGAAACGGAGGCTTTGAAGAGTAGTTCACTGGAGGCTGATTTCAGAGGTGGAGGGCAGGGGAATCCCCCTTATTCTACCGCCTGTGGTGGTGGAATGTTATCTTTTCCTGCTCTTTCCACAGGAACGCTCAATTCCAAGGGTTTTCGAAGCGGATGCTGGTCACTGGACAACTGTACAACGGCTATTGACAATCTGGCAGCACAACAGAATCACTGGGAGATTAAACAACAAAAAACTGACGGATCTTTGAGCCAGTCGGAGATTATGGAGAGCGGGAAAGGGTTTGGAAGAATGAGTAGTTGTACTGAAAGTGATGCAAGCGCCGTAGAACTGGCcactttaattaaaaaaaagatgaTA contains these protein-coding regions:
- the LOC131062875 gene encoding uncharacterized protein LOC131062875, which gives rise to MAKLSALERERTKLRERRRRAITTKIFQGLRRYGNYSLAPRADINEVLRALAEEAGWIVEADGTTYRNAARMHEINMNLSTSMNGYRGMIVPFTGAVNPSHAETEALKSSSLEADFRGGGQGNPPYSTACGGGMLSFPALSTGTLNSKGFRSGCWSLDNCTTAIDNLAAQQNHWEIKQQKTDGSLSQSEIMESGKGFGRMSSCTESDASAVELATLIKKKMISAAPRHNEEFLAVSMAAPRHYEECLAVSMAPPPLPPPLAITSPQYCDGRACGLLHSAVHSSVSINYHA